Proteins found in one Apostichopus japonicus isolate 1M-3 chromosome 16, ASM3797524v1, whole genome shotgun sequence genomic segment:
- the LOC139983151 gene encoding uncharacterized protein translates to MATSFKYVEETAKKKNSTGFGRFKAKLADILTEENILQLATFFQYPPAKIDFLQSKNSRNHLMIRYMEERGQITERDITTLLRALKVLNLHGTQKRVQTMFELHTGKRCTGDDQSIQEPEDHNFGKLERRLNGSLTSDVSKLTYLARYKCCTAYVDSIILNIFEAARTRPSLYFDNLSYYF, encoded by the exons ATGGCTACCAGTTTCAAGTATGTGGaagaaacagcaaagaagaagaaTTCAACAG GTTTTGGTAGGTTCAAAGCTAAATTAGCCGATATCTTAACTGAAGagaatattttgcaacttgcaACCTTCTTTCAATATCCGCCTGCTAAAATTGATTTTCTGCAAAGTAAGAATAGTCGCAATCACCTTATGATTCGCTATATGGAGGAGAGAGGGCAAATCACAGAAAGAGATATCACGACTCTTCTGCGTGCTTTGAAAGTGCTTAACCTCCATGGGACACAGAAACGGGTGCAAACAATGTTCGAGCTTCATACAGGGAAACGGTGTACAGGTGATGATCAGTCTATACAGGAACCAGAAG ATCATAACTTTGGTAAACTGGAACGCCGTCTCAACGGATCTTTGACTTCTGACGTGAGTAAATTGACATATTTAGCTAGATACAAATGCTGTACAGCTTATGTAGATAGcatcattttaaacatttttgaagCTGCAAGGACTAGACCAAGTCTATACTTCGATAATTTAAGCTATTAtttctaa